Proteins from one Salmonella bongori NCTC 12419 genomic window:
- the codB gene encoding cytosine permease has translation MSQDNNYSQGPVPLAARKGVIPLTFVMLGLTFFSASMWTGGTLGTGLSYHDFFLAVLFGNLLLGIYTAFLGYIGAKTGLSTHLLARYSFGVKGSWLPSLLLGGTQVGWFGVGVAMFAIPVSKATGIDANILIAVSGLLMTLTIFFGISALTILSIIAVPAIVILGSYSVWLAVSGVGGLEHLKTIVPQTPLNFSSALALVVGSFVSAGTLTADFVRFGRHAKSAVLIAMVAFFLGNSLMFIFGAAGAAAVGQADISDVMIAQGLLLPAIVVLGLNIWTTNDNALYASGLGFANITGLSSRTLSVVNGIIGTVCALWLYNNFVGWLTFLSSAIPPIGGVIIADYLLNRRRYANFNTARFIPVNWIAILSVALGIAAGHYVPGIVPVNAVLGGVFSYILLNPLCNRSFAKSPEIGHAE, from the coding sequence GTGTCGCAGGACAACAATTATAGCCAGGGGCCCGTTCCTCTGGCGGCGCGGAAAGGCGTGATTCCACTGACGTTTGTCATGTTGGGTTTAACGTTTTTTTCCGCCAGTATGTGGACCGGAGGGACGCTCGGCACCGGTCTTTCCTATCATGATTTCTTCCTCGCAGTTCTCTTCGGTAATCTCCTCCTCGGTATCTACACTGCATTTCTTGGCTACATCGGCGCAAAAACCGGACTCTCCACCCACCTCCTTGCACGTTACTCCTTTGGCGTTAAAGGCTCATGGCTTCCCTCGCTGCTGTTAGGCGGTACTCAAGTAGGCTGGTTTGGCGTTGGCGTAGCGATGTTCGCTATTCCGGTCAGTAAAGCGACGGGCATTGATGCCAATATTCTGATTGCCGTTTCGGGTCTGCTGATGACCCTGACCATTTTTTTCGGCATCTCGGCGTTGACCATTTTGTCTATCATTGCCGTACCCGCGATCGTTATTCTGGGCAGCTACTCCGTCTGGCTGGCGGTCAGTGGCGTGGGTGGGCTGGAGCATTTAAAAACAATAGTCCCGCAGACGCCGCTTAATTTTTCCAGCGCGCTGGCGCTGGTGGTGGGTTCGTTTGTCAGCGCCGGTACATTGACCGCCGACTTCGTCCGCTTCGGGCGTCATGCCAAAAGTGCCGTACTGATTGCGATGGTCGCTTTTTTCCTCGGCAACTCGCTAATGTTTATCTTTGGCGCAGCAGGGGCTGCTGCCGTCGGTCAGGCGGATATCTCTGACGTGATGATAGCGCAGGGGCTGCTGCTGCCCGCGATTGTGGTTCTCGGCCTGAATATCTGGACCACTAACGACAATGCCCTTTACGCATCGGGGCTGGGCTTCGCCAATATTACCGGCCTTTCCAGCCGCACATTGTCGGTGGTGAACGGGATTATCGGTACCGTGTGCGCGCTGTGGCTTTACAATAATTTTGTTGGCTGGCTGACGTTTCTGTCATCCGCGATCCCACCGATTGGCGGGGTGATTATTGCCGACTATCTGTTGAACCGCCGCCGCTATGCCAACTTCAATACCGCGCGCTTTATTCCCGTTAACTGGATTGCTATTCTTTCTGTCGCGCTGGGCATCGCCGCCGGACATTATGTTCCAGGTATTGTGCCCGTCAACGCCGTACTCGGCGGCGTTTTCAGCTATATCCTGTTGAATCCACTTTGTAATCGCAGCTTTGCGAAATCCCCGGAGATCGGCCATGCAGAATAA